A genome region from Candidatus Gracilibacteria bacterium includes the following:
- a CDS encoding PKD domain-containing protein codes for MYIGLSVLRNGSDEESIDKVFVIQAEIDGEMSGEISYEASLENDLEYEFSVLNPQTSFSNGFIEKYDWKIGDRSYSLTSNLEKSNQAPVLTHVFQNYGEKNVSVVMTDSLGKTFTLNSTITLQKDVELKEFLIITNEATNEQPSNLKYETRSHEYFIDEIGVPSTLKFDARYVRPTNISYSLDTVSWDVGNDKDIESTGKNYTLEVGREGNNTLAVTYNFKHRRNTDDIISLTEFIYIQAVKKDAILSLEIENSSNYAPVSVRFDASKSYIKDDNIIKFVYDYGDGIVEERDAINPGHRYAKAGDYTIKLTVIGQTGKEFSLEKKLILLPAPQDVKISPSLKRAPVDQGIDFSSAESAGQIIEYFWDFGDGNISTDANPSHAYTKAGFYTVTLRADFVNNNSISDTIEVEIIEKK; via the coding sequence ATGTACATTTGACTCTCTGTTCTCAGAAATGGAAGTGATGAAGAATCTATTGATAAAGTATTTGTAATTCAAGCTGAAATAGATGGAGAAATGAGCTGAGAAATATCTTATGAAGCTTCACTCGAAAATGACTTAGAATATGAATTTAGCGTTCTCAATCCTCAAACAAGTTTCTCTAACTGATTTATTGAAAAATATGATTGGAAAATATGAGATAGAAGTTATTCGTTGACTTCAAATTTAGAAAAATCTAATCAAGCTCCCGTTCTCACACATGTATTTCAAAATTATTGAGAAAAAAATGTATCTGTCGTGATGACTGATTCTCTGTGAAAAACATTTACTTTAAATAGTACCATCACCCTCCAAAAAGATGTAGAACTCAAGGAGTTTCTTATAATTACAAATGAGGCTACAAATGAACAACCGAGTAATCTAAAATACGAAACGAGATCTCATGAGTACTTTATTGATGAGATTTGAGTTCCAAGTACTCTAAAGTTTGATGCGAGATACGTGAGACCTACTAATATTTCATATTCGCTCGATACTGTTTCATGGGATGTCTGAAATGATAAAGATATAGAATCTACTGGTAAAAACTATACCCTAGAAGTTGGACGAGAATGAAACAATACCCTCGCCGTAACTTACAATTTCAAACATCGTCGAAATACTGATGATATTATTTCTCTCACTGAATTTATATATATTCAAGCTGTTAAAAAAGATGCAATTCTTAGTTTAGAAATAGAGAACTCTAGTAACTATGCTCCAGTCAGTGTGAGATTTGATGCATCAAAGAGTTATATAAAAGATGATAACATTATTAAATTTGTCTATGATTATTGAGATTGAATTGTGGAGGAGAGAGATGCCATTAATCCAGGTCATAGATATGCAAAAGCTTGAGACTACACGATTAAACTCACTGTTATCTGACAAACTGGAAAAGAATTTTCTCTTGAGAAAAAACTTATACTCTTACCAGCTCCTCAAGATGTAAAGATATCTCCAAGTTTAAAAAGAGCTCCAGTAGACCAATGAATAGACTTCTCTTCTGCTGAAAGTGCTGGACAGATTATTGAATATTTCTGGGACTTTGGGGATGGAAATATATCAACTGATGCTAATCCATCTCACGCATATACCAAAGCCTGATTTTATACCGTGACACTTCGAGCAGACTTTGTAAATAATAATTCTATTAGTGATACGATTGAAGTAGAAATTATAGAAAAAAAATAA
- a CDS encoding tyrosine--tRNA ligase, producing MKLKEHLQERGYLYQYSSDDIFEKLEQGSEKFYVGFDPTADSLHMGNFIGFMTAVQLMLKGNKYYALVGGATGMVGDPGGKESERTFLDEATLEKNVAAIGNQFTTILTRLSENTGKKLDFEIVNNLDFYVGVSYLDFLREVGKFHTVNQMMSKDTVKKRIEDPTKSISYTEFSYMLLQGFDYYYLHKNMGVNLQMGGQDQWGNLVTGIELIRKKTEDETYVFTWPLITDASGKKFGKSEGNALFLDRNKTRPYAIYQYFMNTEDADVERYLKLLTLLDSEYIASILEEHSKSPEQRLGQKRLAYEVVKIIHGEEEAKLAANITEFLFGEGDKIELLTKLNADELKSFSTEIGGLIYSSQNLFELFIESGLEKSGGSARQSISSGALALNEQKITDTNYDFSNDFIHGKFLLIRKGKKNYRIILK from the coding sequence ATGAAACTCAAAGAACATTTACAAGAAAGGGGATATTTATACCAATACTCTAGCGATGATATATTTGAAAAATTAGAACAATGATCTGAAAAATTTTATGTGTGATTTGATCCAACAGCTGATTCGCTTCATATGTGAAACTTTATAGGATTTATGACTGCTGTGCAACTCATGCTTAAATGAAACAAATATTATGCACTTGTTGGTGGAGCTACAGGTATGGTATGAGATCCAGGAGGAAAAGAATCTGAGAGAACATTTCTCGATGAAGCAACTCTGGAGAAAAATGTCGCTGCTATATGAAATCAATTTACAACTATTTTAACAAGACTTTCAGAAAATACTGGAAAAAAACTCGATTTTGAAATTGTAAATAATCTTGATTTTTACGTGTGAGTATCATATCTAGATTTCCTCAGGGAAGTTTGAAAATTTCATACCGTGAATCAAATGATGTCGAAGGATACGGTAAAAAAACGTATAGAGGATCCAACAAAGTCTATTTCTTATACTGAGTTTTCGTATATGTTGTTGCAAGGATTTGACTATTATTATCTCCATAAAAACATGTGAGTGAATCTGCAAATGGGAGGACAGGATCAATGGGGAAATCTGGTAACAGGGATTGAACTCATTCGTAAAAAAACAGAAGACGAAACCTACGTCTTTACTTGGCCACTTATTACTGATGCCAGTTGAAAAAAATTTGGAAAATCTGAATGAAATGCACTTTTTTTAGATAGAAATAAAACAAGACCATATGCTATTTATCAGTATTTTATGAATACAGAAGATGCTGATGTAGAACGCTACTTGAAACTTTTGACTCTATTAGATTCTGAGTATATAGCATCAATATTAGAGGAACATTCAAAATCACCAGAGCAGAGACTTGGGCAAAAAAGACTTGCATACGAAGTTGTGAAAATAATACATTGAGAAGAAGAAGCGAAACTTGCAGCAAATATTACTGAATTTTTATTTGGAGAGTGAGATAAAATAGAACTCCTTACAAAACTAAATGCAGATGAACTCAAGAGTTTTAGTACTGAAATAGGATGATTGATATATAGTTCTCAGAATCTCTTTGAATTATTTATAGAATCATGACTTGAAAAATCAGGAGGTAGTGCGAGACAAAGTATTAGTTCTGGGGCATTAGCACTCAATGAACAAAAAATTACAGATACAAATTATGATTTTTCAAATGATTTTATTCATTGAAAATTTTTACTCATTAGAAAATGAAAGAAAAATTATAGAATAATCTTGAAATAA